In one Deinococcus aestuarii genomic region, the following are encoded:
- a CDS encoding MDR family MFS transporter: MNALQLSDRQKTLAFVGILTVLFLSSLNLTVVGSAMPRVISDLGGFHLYAWAFTAYSLSTTITIPIVGTVSDRYGRRPLLLAGIAVFALGSVLLGLAQNMGQLIALRALQGIGGGTLMAMSFTAIADLFTPAERGRYQGYTGAVWGVSSVVGPLVGGFLTDHLGWRSVFFVNLPFAVLAAFFIWRFFRLPAPGAKGHFDALGALLLGGAVTTLTLALSWGGGTYAWNSPRILGLLAATVVLGLWYGQHSRAQERPILDLRLLRDPAIALASLAGFLTSAGMFAAVLYLPLYMQGVKASSASGSGLALAPLMFGMIVTSTLSGQIVSRTGRYKGLILGGALVATVALILSSTLGTTTPLWIAVGLMVLLGVGLGPVNSQLTLAVQNAAPPRQLGSATGGNQFFRQIGGTLSVSLFGALVNAQLAENLGARLPAQARTLPAPLQEAIASPNLLTSPEATARLQEALARLGSPELFGPVLGALRGVMADAIGHVFLIAGVLVGLAFLVTLALPERPLAGKTAAPRREGAAPATD, encoded by the coding sequence GTGAACGCGCTCCAGCTCTCCGACCGCCAGAAGACGCTCGCCTTCGTGGGCATCCTGACCGTGCTGTTTCTCAGCAGCCTCAACCTCACGGTGGTGGGCAGCGCCATGCCGCGCGTGATCAGCGACCTGGGCGGCTTTCACCTGTACGCCTGGGCCTTTACCGCGTATTCCCTCTCCACCACGATCACCATTCCCATCGTCGGCACGGTGAGCGACCGCTACGGGCGGCGCCCGCTGCTGCTCGCGGGCATCGCCGTCTTCGCCCTGGGGAGCGTGCTGCTGGGCCTCGCGCAGAACATGGGGCAGCTCATCGCCCTGCGCGCCCTCCAGGGGATCGGCGGCGGCACGCTGATGGCGATGAGCTTCACGGCCATCGCGGACCTCTTCACCCCGGCTGAGCGCGGGCGCTACCAGGGGTACACCGGCGCCGTCTGGGGCGTGAGCAGCGTGGTGGGGCCGCTTGTCGGCGGGTTCCTGACCGACCACCTGGGGTGGCGCAGCGTGTTCTTCGTGAACCTGCCCTTCGCGGTGCTCGCGGCGTTTTTCATCTGGCGCTTCTTCCGGCTGCCCGCGCCCGGCGCGAAGGGGCATTTCGACGCGCTGGGGGCGCTGCTCCTCGGCGGGGCGGTGACCACCCTCACGCTCGCGCTGTCGTGGGGCGGGGGCACGTACGCCTGGAACAGCCCGCGCATCCTGGGTCTGCTCGCGGCGACGGTCGTCCTCGGCCTGTGGTACGGCCAGCACAGCCGGGCGCAGGAGCGGCCCATCCTCGACCTGCGGCTCTTGCGTGACCCGGCCATCGCCCTCGCCTCATTGGCGGGCTTCCTGACGAGCGCGGGGATGTTCGCGGCGGTGCTGTACCTCCCGCTCTACATGCAGGGGGTCAAGGCCTCGTCCGCCAGCGGCAGCGGCCTGGCGCTGGCCCCCCTGATGTTCGGCATGATCGTGACGAGCACCCTCAGCGGGCAGATCGTGAGCCGCACCGGGCGCTACAAGGGGCTGATCCTCGGCGGCGCGCTCGTCGCCACGGTGGCCCTCATCCTGAGTTCGACGCTGGGGACGACCACGCCCCTGTGGATCGCCGTCGGGCTGATGGTGCTGCTCGGCGTCGGGCTGGGGCCGGTCAACAGCCAGCTCACGCTCGCGGTGCAAAACGCCGCGCCACCCCGGCAGCTCGGGAGCGCCACGGGCGGCAACCAGTTCTTCCGGCAGATCGGCGGCACCCTGAGCGTCAGCCTCTTCGGGGCGCTCGTGAACGCGCAGCTCGCGGAGAACCTCGGCGCCCGGCTGCCCGCCCAGGCCCGGACGCTCCCCGCGCCCCTTCAGGAGGCCATCGCCAGCCCCAACCTCCTCACCAGCCCGGAGGCGACCGCGCGGCTTCAGGAGGCCCTGGCGCGGCTCGGTTCCCCGGAGCTGTTCGGCCCCGTCCTGGGGGCGCTGCGGGGCGTCATGGCAGACGCCATCGGCCACGTCTTCCTGATCGCGGGCGTGCTCGTCGGGCTCGCCTTCCTCGTCACGCTCGCGCTGCCCGAGCGGCCCCTCGCCGGGAAGACCGCCGCCCCCCGCCGCGAGGGCGCCGCGCCCGCCACGGACTGA
- a CDS encoding 4'-phosphopantetheinyl transferase superfamily protein, translating into MIVAIGHDLIEIERIRGLLRREGDRALKLFAPAELAYCARLADPAPSFAARFAAKEAFQKVWPRPHGWRDVWVERGRTPDGLFPFAPPVLGFCPEIAREMEARGWVAHLTLTHTKEHASAVVVLEVR; encoded by the coding sequence ATGATCGTCGCCATCGGACACGACCTGATCGAGATCGAGCGGATCCGGGGCCTGCTGCGCCGCGAGGGAGACCGGGCGCTCAAACTCTTCGCCCCCGCCGAACTCGCCTACTGCGCCCGGCTCGCCGACCCCGCCCCCAGTTTCGCGGCCCGCTTCGCCGCCAAGGAGGCCTTCCAGAAGGTGTGGCCGCGTCCCCACGGCTGGCGCGACGTGTGGGTCGAGCGGGGGCGCACGCCGGACGGCCTCTTCCCCTTCGCCCCGCCCGTGCTGGGCTTTTGCCCCGAGATCGCGCGCGAGATGGAGGCGCGCGGCTGGGTCGCCCACCTGACGCTTACCCACACCAAGGAGCACGCCTCGGCGGTCGTGGTGCTGGAGGTGCGGTGA
- a CDS encoding HepT-like ribonuclease domain-containing protein has protein sequence MPPSPAPLFPDLRLPTVAGVLREAQAQWRAVGVTRVRVFGSVARGEAGEASDIDLLVDFAPGRAVGLLDLMRARAVFEDLLRRRVDVMTEGALRPPLRGEILEDAVDVLGSGPLPRPSHRPKRWRWRVFDLLDAVDRITACADGHTLTTFRADERTRDAVLHNLARLGETTKFIPQAVQDTHPEVPWALLRDVRNLVAHDYFGIDHALVWHTARVDLPALRPALQALADGEEAGGRGR, from the coding sequence ATGCCCCCTTCCCCCGCGCCCCTTTTCCCCGACCTGCGCCTGCCGACCGTCGCCGGGGTCCTGCGAGAGGCCCAGGCGCAGTGGCGCGCGGTGGGCGTCACGCGGGTGCGGGTCTTCGGCTCGGTGGCGCGGGGGGAGGCGGGAGAGGCGTCCGACATCGACCTGCTCGTGGACTTCGCGCCGGGCCGGGCCGTGGGCCTGCTCGACCTGATGCGCGCCCGGGCGGTCTTCGAGGACCTCCTGCGCCGCCGGGTGGACGTGATGACCGAGGGCGCCCTGAGGCCCCCCCTGCGCGGCGAGATTCTGGAGGACGCCGTGGACGTGCTCGGCTCCGGGCCGCTTCCCCGTCCCTCCCACCGCCCCAAACGCTGGCGCTGGCGGGTCTTCGACCTGCTGGACGCCGTGGACCGGATCACCGCCTGCGCGGACGGGCACACCCTGACCACCTTCCGCGCCGACGAGCGCACCCGCGACGCCGTGCTGCACAACCTCGCGCGGCTGGGTGAGACGACCAAGTTCATCCCCCAGGCGGTGCAGGACACCCACCCCGAGGTGCCCTGGGCTCTCCTGCGCGACGTGCGGAACCTCGTCGCCCACGACTACTTCGGCATCGACCACGCCCTCGTGTGGCACACGGCGCGGGTGGACCTCCCGGCGCTGCGCCCCGCCCTGCAAGCCCTGGCCGACGGCGAGGAGGCCGGGGGCCGGGGGCGCTAG
- a CDS encoding aldo/keto reductase — protein sequence MTTSTLPARILGGAPPDVTRLGLGLAALGRPGYINLGHGEDVGAGKDMAAMRERAWTVLDAAWAAGVRYFDAARSYGEAESFLGGWLRERGHGAAVGSKWGYTYTAGWRTDAETHEVKDHTLATLERQWPETRAALGRRPDVYLIHSATLETGVLEDERVLARLAELAGAGVRVGLSTSGPAQAETLRRALEVRVDGVNPLSVVQATWNLLEPSAEGALGEAHAAGWGVVVKEGVANGRLTSRGEVPPALSAICADLNATPDAVALAAVLAQPWADVVLSGATTAKHLHSNLRAHPLRLTPGHLDALRGLARIPAHYWRERSALPWT from the coding sequence CGTGACCCGCCTGGGCCTCGGCCTCGCCGCGCTGGGGCGGCCCGGATACATCAACCTGGGGCACGGGGAGGACGTGGGCGCGGGCAAGGACATGGCGGCGATGCGCGAGCGGGCCTGGACCGTCCTCGACGCGGCGTGGGCGGCGGGCGTGCGGTATTTCGACGCGGCACGCAGCTACGGGGAGGCCGAGTCGTTCCTGGGCGGCTGGCTGCGCGAGCGGGGGCACGGGGCCGCCGTGGGCAGCAAGTGGGGCTACACCTACACGGCGGGCTGGCGCACGGACGCCGAGACGCACGAGGTCAAGGACCACACGCTCGCCACCCTGGAGCGGCAGTGGCCCGAGACCCGGGCCGCCTTGGGCCGCCGCCCCGACGTGTACCTGATCCACTCGGCGACCCTGGAGACGGGCGTGCTGGAAGATGAGCGTGTGCTCGCCCGGCTCGCCGAGCTGGCAGGAGCGGGCGTGCGGGTGGGCCTGAGCACAAGCGGCCCCGCGCAGGCCGAGACCCTGCGGCGGGCGCTGGAAGTCCGGGTGGACGGCGTGAACCCCCTGAGCGTGGTGCAGGCGACCTGGAACCTCCTCGAACCCTCGGCGGAGGGGGCGCTCGGGGAGGCCCACGCGGCGGGCTGGGGCGTGGTCGTCAAGGAGGGGGTGGCGAACGGGCGCCTGACCTCACGGGGCGAGGTCCCGCCCGCCCTCTCGGCAATCTGCGCCGACCTGAATGCGACGCCGGACGCCGTGGCCCTCGCCGCCGTCCTCGCGCAGCCCTGGGCCGACGTGGTGCTCAGCGGGGCGACGACCGCCAAACACCTGCACAGCAACCTGCGGGCCCATCCCCTCCGCCTCACCCCCGGGCACCTGGACGCCCTGCGCGGCCTCGCCCGGATCCCGGCCCACTACTGGCGGGAACGGTCGGCGCTGCCGTGGACGTGA